Proteins encoded within one genomic window of Flavobacterium oreochromis:
- the rplJ gene encoding 50S ribosomal protein L10, with protein MTREEKSLAIQDLTAQLAGTNIVYLADISGLNAETTSNLRKACYKAGIKLEVVKNTLLAKAMEASDKEFGDLPTTLKGNTSILIADIANAPAKVIKEFRKKGDKPLLKGAYINEEVYIGDKELDSLAALKSKEEVIGDIIGLLQSPAKRIISALLNNAEQKGEETAE; from the coding sequence ATGACTAGAGAAGAAAAATCATTAGCGATTCAAGATTTAACTGCACAGTTAGCTGGAACTAATATCGTTTATTTAGCAGATATTTCTGGTTTAAATGCAGAAACTACTTCAAATTTAAGAAAAGCTTGTTATAAAGCAGGTATCAAATTAGAAGTTGTTAAAAATACTTTACTTGCTAAAGCAATGGAAGCTTCTGATAAAGAATTTGGTGATTTACCAACAACTTTAAAAGGAAATACTTCAATTTTAATTGCTGACATTGCTAATGCTCCAGCTAAAGTAATTAAAGAGTTCCGTAAAAAAGGTGACAAACCTTTATTAAAAGGAGCTTATATCAATGAGGAAGTATATATTGGTGATAAAGAATTAGATTCGTTAGCAGCTCTTAAATCAAAAGAAGAGGTTATCGGCGATATCATCGGGTTATTACAATCTCCAGCTAAACGCATCATTTCTGCTTTACTTAACAATGCAGAGCAAAAAGGTGAGGAAACAGCTGAATAA
- the rpoB gene encoding DNA-directed RNA polymerase subunit beta: MILNQTERLNFASTKNIPNYPDFLDVQVKSFKDFFQLETKSDERGNEGLYNTFMENFPITDTRNQFVLEFLDYFVDPPRYTIEECIDRGLTYSVPLKARLKLYCTDPEHEDFETIVQDVYLGTIPYMTPSGTFVINGAERVVVSQLHRSPGVFFGQSFHANGTKLYSARVIPFKGSWIEFATDINSVMYAYIDRKKKLPVTTLFRAIGFERDKDILEIFDLAEEIKVSKSGLKKYIGRRLAARVLNTWHEDFVDEDTGEVVSIERNEIILDRDTLLDKDNVEEIVDANVKSILLHKEDNNTADYSIIHNTLQKDPTNSEKEAVEHIYRQLRNAEPPDEETARGIIEKLFFSDQRYNLGDVGRYRMNKKLGLDIPMDKQVLTKEDIITIVKYLIELINSKAEIDDIDHLSNRRVRTVGEQLSAQFGVGLARMARTIRERMNVRDNEVFTPIDLINAKTLSSVINSFFGTNQLSQFMDQTNPLAEITHKRRLSALGPGGLSRERAGFEVRDVHYTHYGRLCPIETPEGPNIGLISSLGVYAKVNGMGFIETPYRKVENGKVDLVSEPIYLSAEEEEGKLIAQANIEMDDTGVITTDKVIVREEGDFPVVEPNAVHYTDVAPNQIASISASLIPFLEHDDANRALMGSNMMRQAVPLLRPESPIVGTGLERQVASDSRVLINAEGNGIVEYVDADKITIKYERTDAERAVSFDPDEKTYQLIKFRKTNQSTTINLKPIVRKGDKVVKGQVLCEGYATQAGELALGRNLQVAFMPWKGYNFEDAIVISEKVVRDDIFTSIHIDDYSLEVRDTKLGNEELTNDIPNVSEEATKDLDENGMIRIGAEVKPGDILIGKITPKGESDPTPEEKLLRAIFGDKAGDVKDASLKASPSLHGVVLDKKLFARVVKDKRKRSQEKDELAALEMEYETKFVELKDRLIDKLFLIIDGKTSQGVMNDLGEEVLPKGKKYTKKMLQAVEDFAHLTKGQWVADDETNEMVNDLIHNYKIKLNDLQGALRREKFTITVGDELPSGILKLAKVYIAKKRKLKVGDKMAGRHGNKGIVARIVRQEDMPFLEDGTPVDIVLNPLGVPSRMNIGQIYETVLGWAGKKLGRKYATPIFDGASLDEINALTDEAGVPRFGHTYLYDGGTGERFHQPATVGVIYMLKLGHMVDDKMHARSIGPYSLITQQPLGGKAQFGGQRFGEMEVWALEAYGASSTLREILTVKSDDVIGRAKTYEAIVKGETMPEPGLPESFNVLMHELKGLGLDIRLEE; the protein is encoded by the coding sequence ATGATATTAAATCAGACTGAAAGATTGAATTTTGCCTCGACAAAAAACATTCCGAATTATCCAGATTTTTTGGATGTTCAAGTGAAGTCGTTCAAAGATTTCTTTCAATTAGAAACGAAATCTGATGAGAGAGGAAACGAGGGGTTGTACAACACCTTTATGGAAAATTTTCCAATCACTGATACGCGTAATCAGTTCGTATTAGAGTTCTTAGATTATTTTGTTGATCCTCCTCGTTATACAATTGAAGAATGTATAGACAGAGGTCTTACATACAGTGTGCCACTTAAAGCACGTCTGAAATTATACTGTACTGATCCAGAACACGAAGATTTTGAAACCATCGTTCAGGATGTATATTTAGGTACTATTCCTTATATGACACCTAGCGGTACTTTTGTTATTAATGGTGCTGAGCGCGTAGTTGTATCACAATTACACCGTTCTCCTGGTGTATTCTTTGGTCAGTCTTTCCATGCAAATGGTACAAAATTATACTCTGCCAGAGTAATTCCTTTTAAAGGTTCTTGGATTGAATTTGCTACCGATATCAACAGTGTGATGTATGCTTATATCGATAGAAAGAAAAAACTACCTGTAACAACTTTATTCCGAGCTATTGGCTTTGAGCGTGATAAAGATATCTTAGAAATTTTTGATTTAGCAGAAGAAATTAAAGTATCTAAATCAGGTTTAAAGAAATATATAGGTCGTCGTTTAGCAGCTCGTGTATTAAATACATGGCATGAAGACTTCGTAGATGAGGATACAGGAGAAGTAGTATCTATCGAGCGTAATGAAATTATTTTAGATCGTGATACGCTTTTAGATAAAGATAATGTTGAAGAAATTGTTGATGCAAATGTAAAGTCTATCTTATTGCATAAAGAAGATAATAATACAGCAGATTATTCAATCATCCACAATACTTTACAAAAAGACCCTACTAACTCAGAAAAAGAAGCAGTAGAACACATTTACCGTCAGTTACGTAATGCTGAACCACCTGATGAAGAAACCGCTCGTGGTATTATTGAGAAGCTATTCTTCTCAGATCAACGTTACAATTTAGGTGATGTAGGTCGTTATAGAATGAATAAAAAATTAGGTTTAGATATTCCTATGGATAAGCAAGTGCTTACAAAAGAGGATATCATAACTATTGTTAAATATTTAATAGAGTTAATTAACTCTAAAGCAGAGATTGATGATATTGACCACTTATCAAATCGTCGTGTACGTACTGTAGGTGAGCAATTATCAGCTCAGTTTGGTGTTGGTTTAGCTCGTATGGCTCGTACTATTCGTGAGCGTATGAACGTTCGTGATAATGAGGTGTTTACTCCTATTGATTTGATTAACGCTAAGACTCTGTCTTCCGTTATCAATTCATTTTTCGGTACGAACCAGTTATCTCAGTTTATGGATCAAACAAATCCATTAGCAGAGATCACACATAAACGTCGTTTATCTGCTCTAGGACCTGGAGGTTTATCTAGAGAAAGAGCTGGTTTCGAGGTGCGTGACGTTCACTACACACATTATGGTCGTTTATGTCCTATTGAAACACCAGAGGGACCAAATATTGGTCTTATCTCTTCTTTAGGAGTTTATGCAAAAGTAAACGGAATGGGATTCATTGAAACTCCTTACCGTAAAGTAGAGAATGGTAAAGTAGATTTAGTTTCTGAACCTATTTATTTAAGTGCTGAGGAAGAAGAAGGTAAGTTAATTGCTCAAGCTAACATCGAAATGGATGATACAGGAGTAATTACTACTGATAAAGTAATTGTTAGAGAAGAAGGTGACTTCCCTGTAGTAGAGCCAAATGCTGTTCATTATACAGACGTTGCACCAAATCAGATTGCATCTATTTCAGCTTCGTTGATCCCATTCTTAGAACATGATGATGCGAACCGTGCATTGATGGGATCAAATATGATGCGTCAGGCAGTTCCTTTATTACGTCCTGAATCACCTATTGTTGGTACAGGTTTAGAACGTCAAGTAGCTTCTGATTCAAGAGTGTTAATTAATGCTGAAGGTAATGGTATTGTTGAGTATGTAGATGCTGATAAAATTACTATTAAATACGAAAGAACTGATGCAGAAAGAGCAGTAAGCTTTGATCCAGATGAAAAAACATATCAATTAATCAAATTCCGTAAAACGAATCAAAGTACTACAATCAACTTAAAACCTATTGTAAGAAAAGGTGATAAAGTGGTTAAAGGACAAGTTTTATGTGAAGGATATGCTACTCAAGCAGGTGAATTAGCTTTAGGTAGAAATTTACAAGTTGCGTTCATGCCTTGGAAAGGATATAACTTTGAGGATGCGATCGTAATTTCTGAAAAAGTTGTTCGTGATGATATTTTTACATCTATCCATATTGATGACTATTCATTAGAAGTTCGAGATACTAAATTAGGTAACGAAGAGTTAACAAATGATATACCAAACGTTTCTGAAGAGGCTACAAAAGACTTAGATGAAAACGGTATGATTAGAATTGGTGCCGAGGTGAAACCTGGTGATATTTTAATCGGAAAAATTACGCCTAAAGGAGAATCAGATCCTACACCAGAAGAAAAACTTTTAAGAGCAATCTTTGGTGATAAAGCAGGAGATGTGAAAGATGCTTCATTAAAAGCTTCTCCTTCATTACATGGTGTTGTTTTAGATAAAAAATTATTCGCAAGAGTTGTAAAAGATAAACGTAAGCGTTCTCAAGAAAAAGATGAGTTAGCTGCTCTTGAAATGGAATATGAGACAAAATTTGTTGAATTAAAAGATCGTTTAATTGACAAATTGTTCTTAATAATTGATGGAAAAACTTCTCAAGGTGTAATGAACGATTTAGGCGAAGAAGTATTGCCAAAAGGTAAAAAATACACCAAAAAAATGTTACAAGCAGTTGAGGATTTTGCTCACCTAACAAAAGGTCAATGGGTAGCTGATGACGAAACTAATGAAATGGTTAATGATTTAATCCACAACTATAAGATTAAGTTAAATGACTTGCAAGGAGCTTTACGTCGTGAGAAATTTACAATTACTGTTGGGGACGAGTTACCATCAGGAATTTTAAAATTAGCAAAAGTTTATATTGCTAAAAAACGTAAGCTAAAAGTAGGTGATAAGATGGCAGGTCGTCACGGTAACAAAGGTATTGTTGCTCGTATCGTTCGTCAAGAAGATATGCCATTTTTAGAAGATGGAACACCAGTTGATATCGTGTTAAATCCGCTAGGGGTACCTTCTCGTATGAACATTGGTCAGATTTATGAAACAGTTTTAGGTTGGGCAGGTAAAAAGTTAGGTAGAAAATATGCAACGCCAATTTTTGATGGAGCTTCTCTTGATGAAATTAATGCTTTAACTGATGAAGCTGGAGTTCCAAGATTTGGTCATACCTATTTATATGATGGTGGTACAGGAGAACGTTTCCATCAGCCAGCTACTGTAGGAGTTATCTATATGTTGAAATTAGGTCACATGGTTGACGATAAGATGCACGCTCGTTCTATAGGTCCTTACTCATTAATTACGCAACAACCATTAGGAGGTAAAGCTCAGTTTGGAGGT